GACAATGTCGCCAGATGCTGGGGAAATTCGCACATTTTGGGTCACAAAAGTGGGAGGGGAAAACGAATAAAGATAGATAGACAGGTGGGCTATCTTTATAAGGAACAATGAGATCGTTTAGGGAATGCCctatttttaagattatttcatgattataaaaaggaaagaaatatatttttaacttctAGTAAGAATAACTTAGTTTCACTCGAGTCAAGATTCAATATAAggtaatatttcaataattctTATAAGAATATAGTTTATATCTTTGAACTTCATGGCTCATACTTAGTCTTTCCCAGCATGACTGTACCTTTGTCCACTTAAGAAAATGTGAAACCCAAGCCAAAAGACTACCCCATGGTCACTGCTCATTGCAAAACTAATCACAAAGCCATTTAACTTCAGGGCACTGATATGGAAACTAGAAACGTGAAGGCATCGCGTGAACTTCACGTGATCTCCAGCTCGCCGAGCACTACGCCTTATCAGGCGGCGTGAGTCCAAGTCCAAATACCCGTACTACTAACGAGAGTACGCGATAGAATTAGAATTAGCTGACCCCCAAACGACGCAATCTCTGCGTCTGTGCGGACGGTGGCGGAGTGCTCCGGGTCCGGGGCTTATCGCCCATCCGTCGGGGCCTACGGAACAGCGATATACTTATGGGTGGTGACGCCGTTCCAATTGGATCCGGGCCTGTCTGGGAGTGTTTTATTTTCGGTGCCGAGTCGGTGCGATGCGCAAAGAGCCGGGCAATTAAGTGGGCGGCGGAGCAGCACGTGCGCGACTCGCTTATTTTAGGGCACGCCCGAGGACTGGCGGCACTTAGGTGGGCGAAGTTTGCCCATGCTAATCGCCAGTTGACAGATctataaataagattttattaTCGGCACTCGAAGTAATCATTTCTTGGGGTTTTCACCACCATGAGTTTGATTAGGGGTACACTAAATATGATTATTTTAAACTTTGACCATCATAATTTCGAACGACTGTtacattaaaaactaaaatgtccaatgaaatatttttataatttttaaatatttgaatgaatattttaaaaattatttaatatttatttgataagATCTAAGATAATTATAAACCATGTTTAATATCCTCTAATAACCTAATTTCACTTTACATTTCACCTTCTTATTTGCAGTGGGTCACTGTCATCCGGAGGTGGTGCGAGCTGGAGCCCTGCAGATGGCCACCATCTCGACCAACAACCGCTTCCTCCACGATGAGCTGGTGCAATGTGCCCGTACTCTGACCAGCAAAATGCCGGAACCATTGTCCGTGTGCTTCTTCGTTAATTCCGGATCAGAGGCCAATGACCTGGCCCTTCGTCTGGCCCGTAACTTTACTAAGCGGCAGGATGTCATTACTCTCGACCAGTAAGTTTCTTTTCTTacgttaataataaaatatattatattctatTTAAGCAACCTAACTGATCTctaattttcctttttcttacAGTGCCTACCATGGTCACTTGCAGTCGGTGATGGAGGTGTCTCCGTACAAGTTCAACCAACCTGGCGGAGAGACCAAGCCCGACTACGTCCATGTGGCCCCCTGCCCGGACATCTATGGCGGCAAGTTCACCGACAAGATGTATCCGGATGCGGACATGGGCGCCCTTTACGCCCAGCCCATTGAGGAGATCTGCCAGAAGCAGTTGGCCAAGGGCCAGGGCGTGGCCGCCTTCATTGCCGAGAGCCTGCAGAGCTGCGGTGGCCAGATCTTGCCACCAGCTGGATATTTCCAGGCTGTCTACGAGGCCGTACGCTCCGCCGGTGGCGTTTGCATCGCCGATGAGGTTCAGGTGGGTTTCGGACGCGTGGGCAGCCACTACTGGGcctttgagacccagaacgtCATCCCCGACATCGTGTGCGTGGCCAAGCCCATGGGCAATGGTCATCCGGTGGGCGCGGTGGTCACCACGCCGGAAATCGCCAAGGCCTTCCACGCCACCGGAGTGGCCTACTTCAACACCTATGGAGGCAATCCGGTTTCCTGTGCGATCGCCAATGCCGTGATGCGTGTCATTGATCAGGAGGGTCTGCAGCAGAATGCCCTGGTCGTGGGAGACTATCTCTTGGAGGAGTGCAACCGGCTGAAGCAGGACTTTGAGTGCGTTGGTGATGTACGCGGCGCAGGACTCTTCGTGGGCATCGAGTTGGTGCAGGAGCGAGAGGAGCGGATTCCGGACAAGAAGGCCGCCCACTGGGTGGTCAACCGGATGAAGCAGCTGCACCGCGTGCTCGTCTCCTCCGATGGTCCCAACGACAACGTGATCAAGCTAAAGCCACCCATGTGCTTCAGCCGGGAAAACGCCGACGAGTTCCTCCTGGCCTTCCGGGAGTGCCTGACCGCCGTGATGCAGGATCGGCTGGCCAgtgccgcctccgccgccatGGCGGCCACCAGCGGCGTCATCGCCACCGCCTCCGAGACACTGGCCAACAAGACGAAGCTCTTCGAGCGGCAGGATCGCCTCATCAAGTCCGTCTGAGGCAGTGCCTGCTGGTTGGCCAATGCCACCACCAACGCCTCTCCGCCCGGGCACAAAATAGCTTTAGCCACCAAGGATATTTAGATTATTCTATGATCCTCTTGGTGTCCTTTTTCCCATTGACCCCATCTATTCCAAATTCTCTGCAacattttgatttgattagcTATAGAGCCAACATTTAATTTGCCTAGCTGTAGTGCCATTTATCCGTAATCTAAtcgtatatatttttacgCTGTATAATCATTACTCTGTTCGTCAAGTATCTTCTAGTATCTAGAAACGTAGGGAGCCCCACACGAATTTCTTCCATTGTTATCTGTATATATAAAGTTTTGATTAAGTatattatgttaaaaaaaagttattaaaaagttaCGTATATTTTGTAAACTTATGATGTTTCAATTTTTACATGGCTTTTGTAATCATAAAGTGAATCGTTTCACACCGGTTCAATTATTTATGAAActacacattttttatgagGATCTACTCAATCgatttatacatatttttgtttgccaatatcaacattaaaattcaaaaaacttTAAGGTCATTAGACAAATTAATAGAACTTGTATGAAACATAGGACttgtttacaaaaatttgacactttgtttattgtttataaacaaGAAGCCCATAAGTATGCCACTATTTTTTTGGCGAGTTGAAAATACTTTTAAGGATTACTAAAACcagctatatttttttaaaatttttattttttatgctcGTTTTgcttagaactaattaaataacACTCCCGTTAGTTAGTGCCCATGGTTGTTGAGTAAACGCAGAAGTGGGGACTGCACATCCGGCTGCATTCGCACATCGATCGCGGCATCTGAGAATTCCGAGCACGGCGAGCATCCGCAGTTGGCAGGCACCTCGTGCTGGAATAAAATTTGGTTACATTTAATCAATGAATTTTTAACAGACCTCCAGACGTACCTTCTGAGTAAACGTGTGGCCATCCTCGCAAATCATTTTCACTGAGATCGGTTGATAGGACTTAATGCTGCAGCAGGTACAAAACTTTTCGTGCATGTCGGTGAGTGTGTTGTACTTGGAACCAGAGGAACAGGCTCCCTCGCAGTCGGTAAAGCCTTGAATGGGTTCGGCATTAACGCAGGATCCATGTCCTTGCTTAGGGAACTTGAGAATCTCCTTGGTTAGTGACTCAGCCAAAGAAACAGGTAGACAAGTTGCTGGAAATAAAGAACAATTTAGTACGACTAAGGTAAATACTAAGCCTTCCACTTACATTTATCCTCCACCAGGGGCTCCAATTTGCACCGCTGACAGCAGCCATCTTGGTACAACAGGTGAGAAAGACAGCTACCAACGTCTGGACACACCTCCTTTGAGGTGGTAACCAAAAACTGATCATCCTTCTTCAGGCAGCTGTAGGTAGTGCAGTTGTCCTCAGATTTCCAAATGGCATTGACTTCATACAGCTTTTGCTCAAATATGCAAGATGTCTGGACACATTTGCCGCAGCACTTGGTCTTGTCCAAGTTCTGATAGCTGAAGCCTGGGGCGCAGTCTGTGAGGCACTGCTCCAAGGTGCTGATCACCTGGGCATTGCCATCGGGACCGTAGGAACAGGACTCCTGCTTGCAAACATCCTTGGCATGCGTCCACCTATCACCCACCTGCTTGGTGAACTTCGAGGACTCTTCGAGCTCGTATTGCACAATGCACAGGTCCTTGGGAGGTACTGAAAAATAAGGTAGGTATTCTTATAGAGAGAAAAGTGCACCATTAAGGATCCCTGCCATACCACATGCGTGTTTGGGGCAACAGGCACCGCCTTCCTTGGTGGTCTTCACTTCGTAGAATCGCTCTTGGCAGTTTACAGGCGGTTGGGGGCACAACTGTGGCCTACATTCAATGCTCTGAGTGGGGCAACAGCCTTCTTCAACCTTGACAACCACTTCGCCTGGCAGCAATTCTCGGAGCTGGACAATCTCACACTCATCCTTGGGCTTACACTCTGTAAaagaattataatttaattgggAACTAATCCTTGCCGATGCGAACTTACCGCATATGTACTGGGCACAGCCATTAACATCCATCTTCTGTTTTTTGAACTGTCCAGGACCACAGATGGGCATCAGAGGAGCCAGGCACTGCTTGGACGGGTTCTTGGTCTCCGGCACACATCGATACCTCGGGCAGCACTCCTCCACGCTGACAATGGTCTCCGGCCTGTAGCCCTCTGCACAGATGTTCTCCTCCACCTGGCACTTCCGCTCCACACAAGAGGTCTTTCCACCCTGATCGCACTGGCATTCGGTGCACTTATCCTTCTGCCATTTGTCGTTGGGCAAATGCACTCCGTCATCGCACTTTGTGCAGGCTATCTCTGGGACACACTTGCCGCCATCCATTACCTTTCCAGGGGGACAGAAACAGCCCTCAAATCGCTCCGAGCTCAAGCACATTTCGTCACTCTTCACGGTGTGTATTACAGCCTGGCTCTTCAGACTCACTGCATCGAATTCGGACAGTGCCTTAATGGTGTCACAATTCTTGGCACAGCCACATGGCTCGTAGACCATATCGCTGGGGCATTCGAATGGACACAGCTGGGGCCTCCTCCAGTTGGTACATATTCCATGCTGGTTGCACTCCTTGGCATAGGCAGCCAAGGCCACGCAGACTCCTTGCTGGGTGTTGCCAGGCTTGCAGATGTCCTGCTGACAGGCGGAGACATAGGAAATGGGATCCACGGCCAAAGGACACTTGCCGAACAATTCGGCATTGTAGAACTGCAGGCAGGGATCCTTCTCCGGCGGCAGGGGAATGCACTGCTCCTTGGGCACATCCTCACTGAGACACTCTTCCACCAAGCCCAACTTGGGTTCATCTGCCTGCCAGCTTTGGATCACATCCACTCCGGCCTTTTTCTTTGCCGGATTAGCCTGAAGATCGTTAGCGGCATTGCCATTACAGTCGCCACAAAGTCCCTCCATCTTGCTACCATACTTGATACTTGGAACGCCCAGGGAGAAGATGAGGTCTTCAAAGGAGGCAGTCAGCTCCACGTGGGATTCGGGAAGGGAAAGGACCAACTCCTTGCCCACCACCTGTCGCAAGCTAATCCAACTGTCCTTAAACGGTATCTTCTTTACCTCGAATCCATCGACCAGGACCTGTAGGGACTTCGGTTTCTCCGGAACGCGCTGGACATGAATCACATGGTCACCATTGAGGATGTGCAGGGATTTGGCGCAGCTGCCGCCCTCCACGGGAGTGGGTTGTCCCAGCTTCTTGCAGTCATCCATGGTGGCGTACACCTGGAAAGTGTGGACACCGGGGAGTACCACATCCCGTGACAGGAGGTATGTGCAATTTCCATTGAAGCTGAAGCTCTTGCGGTCGTAGGTCATGTACTTGGAGGCACCCAAAGCATTGCACACACAGTCCTTGCACTCCGAAATGGGCACGCAGTTGGGTCCCTTTCGCACCGTTCCCTCTGGACAATAGCAACCCGGAAAGCAGGCATCCGGAAGCACAGGACAGTCATCTCCGTGAACATTATCGCAGGATGGCTCACAGCGTCGCTTGTAACAGTCCGTGTGAACCAACGGCGCAGGGCAATTGATCTCGCACTGGGCGACGGCTCTCCAAGTGGTCAGCTGCACCAGCGGATTCACGCTGAGGCACTTCTTCACAAAGCTCTCCAAGATGTTGCACTTGCAGGCTGCCGGATCCCCGTTGTTGGCCATCATGCAATTGCAGGCAGCTTCCATGCAGTAGTTGTTGAGGAACTGCTTGTAATTAACTGCCTTGTGGCACCGAGCAAAGGTGGGATGACTGTTGAGAAGAGCGGACagatatattaaatatctTACAGTCTTGAGTATTGTATTAATCCCCAATTACTTACTGAATGATATTACATAGCTGCAAAGCCTTAGCCTGCATTTCCCTGGAGCACTTGAGATCTCCACACTGGTCCTTGGGAATCCGTTTGTCATACCAACTGTCACCGAACTTCTCCGTGTTTGGAATAATTTCTCCCTCCGGCGATCTCTTGTCGTCCTTGGGGTTTCCATTGTAGTAACCGCACAGACCGTCAACAGTGCGCATAAATTTGGAGGAGATGCCAACCTTGACGATTCCAATATCATCAAGCTGTACCCAGAAACCATACTTAGTGGAGACGGCCAGTAGGGTCTTGCCGGGCTGGGAAACCACGAAGGAAGCCTTGCAAATCGGTGAGTTGATCAATTGCTGCACTGTGAACTCAAAGCCATTGAACTTGAGCTTTAGATGGGGCAGGAGAATCAACTCGTTGCCCGCCTCGGTGTCCTGGATGGTGATCACCTTGTGGCAAACCTTGCGGGTCTCGTCGCTACATTGCTGATGGACTGGAAAAATAAGGAAGACCACAGTGGTAGGACAGTAAAGAAGTTGAGTAATACATCCTACCCGATATAGACCAACTGCTCTTGTGAATATCTCGGGCCAGAATGTGGCTGCAGGGTCCGTATTTGAAAACTGTTCCATCGAAGGTGGTGAAGCTCTTGCCGCTAATCTCACACACATCGTCTTTGTTGGGTCGAAGGACACAGGTGTACCTCAGGCAGTCACCCACCTTGGCCGCACTCATGTCCAGCTCCACATCGTACTTCTCAGGACACTTGGGCTCTGTGCATGTGATTGTCTCGTTCTTGTCCACTTGTATCTTGGGAATGGGCACACAGGTAAACTCGTCGCACTGCTCCTCCAGTTGGAAGTCCAGTTCCTGGCTGGGCATGGCCAGAATTTGTTCCTTGGACGAGATGAACTTGGTCTTGGTGATGGTCAACCCATCGTCCACTATCGAGACCTGCTTCGAGAAGGTGAACATCTTGGACATCTTTCTGGCCTTCTTTTCGGTTATTCTGATCTTCATTTGAGGCGGGCAAGAGGGCACGGGACACGTGATGACCTCAGCTGGAGAagcatatatatgtatattacaAAGTTTTTTTGGAATGTTTGTAGTCTAAACTCACTCTCATTCTTTTTGCGAACGATATCGGGCTCT
This window of the Drosophila biarmipes strain raj3 chromosome 3L, RU_DBia_V1.1, whole genome shotgun sequence genome carries:
- the LOC108035547 gene encoding alanine--glyoxylate aminotransferase 2-like isoform X1 encodes the protein MPFAHEQLKVVASEQLSKSETIQLRNQHIGQACQLFYRSDPLKIVRGQGQYMFDEEGTRYLDCINNVAHVGHCHPEVVRAGALQMATISTNNRFLHDELVQCARTLTSKMPEPLSVCFFVNSGSEANDLALRLARNFTKRQDVITLDHAYHGHLQSVMEVSPYKFNQPGGETKPDYVHVAPCPDIYGGKFTDKMYPDADMGALYAQPIEEICQKQLAKGQGVAAFIAESLQSCGGQILPPAGYFQAVYEAVRSAGGVCIADEVQVGFGRVGSHYWAFETQNVIPDIVCVAKPMGNGHPVGAVVTTPEIAKAFHATGVAYFNTYGGNPVSCAIANAVMRVIDQEGLQQNALVVGDYLLEECNRLKQDFECVGDVRGAGLFVGIELVQEREERIPDKKAAHWVVNRMKQLHRVLVSSDGPNDNVIKLKPPMCFSRENADEFLLAFRECLTAVMQDRLASAASAAMAATSGVIATASETLANKTKLFERQDRLIKSV
- the LOC108035547 gene encoding alanine--glyoxylate aminotransferase 2-like isoform X2, with amino-acid sequence MGHCHPEVVRAGALQMATISTNNRFLHDELVQCARTLTSKMPEPLSVCFFVNSGSEANDLALRLARNFTKRQDVITLDHAYHGHLQSVMEVSPYKFNQPGGETKPDYVHVAPCPDIYGGKFTDKMYPDADMGALYAQPIEEICQKQLAKGQGVAAFIAESLQSCGGQILPPAGYFQAVYEAVRSAGGVCIADEVQVGFGRVGSHYWAFETQNVIPDIVCVAKPMGNGHPVGAVVTTPEIAKAFHATGVAYFNTYGGNPVSCAIANAVMRVIDQEGLQQNALVVGDYLLEECNRLKQDFECVGDVRGAGLFVGIELVQEREERIPDKKAAHWVVNRMKQLHRVLVSSDGPNDNVIKLKPPMCFSRENADEFLLAFRECLTAVMQDRLASAASAAMAATSGVIATASETLANKTKLFERQDRLIKSV